GACTGCTTTAACGAGCTTTCAAATCCAAGGTCTATTTTCCTTTTTATCTCTTTTTCCAAAAATCTTTTTTAGCTGTAAAAAGGTATGAATACTCTTTCTGGTTTTTTCCATGTCAATAACAATATCAATATCGCTGGAAGAAGTCTGAGTACCCTGTACAAAACTACCAAAGATTCCTATACTTGTTACGCCGAAGTTGTCAT
The Nitrospirota bacterium genome window above contains:
- a CDS encoding nucleotidyltransferase domain-containing protein, translated to MVRTGNRIFYKKRNKGDGVKMDNLSNDEILTYLKNNRKLLHDNFGVTSIGIFGSFVQGTQTSSSDIDIVIDMEKTRKSIHTFLQLKKIFGKRDKKENRPWI